One Mercurialis annua linkage group LG3, ddMerAnnu1.2, whole genome shotgun sequence DNA window includes the following coding sequences:
- the LOC126671152 gene encoding cytochrome P450 98A2-like, with protein sequence MTPFLITSIILLLITYKLYQRFRFKLPPGPRPWPIVGNLYDIKPVRFRCFEEWSKTYGPIISVWFGSNLNVIVSNSELAREVLKENDQHLADRQRSRSAARMSRDGKDLIWADYGAHYVKVRKVCTIELFSAKRLEALRPIREHEVNAMVQSIYTYCTHPENEGKSLVVRKYLEAVALNNITRLAFGKRFVKDKGEMEVQGKAFKQSIASGTKLAASLSMAEHVPWLRWLFPINEEVFAKHCDERDRLTREIMDEHSVARAKSGQTNQHFIDALLTCKDQYDLSEETIIGLLWDMIVAGSDTTVISVEWIMAELVKNPRVQRKAQEELDRVIGSKRVLTEADFSNLPYLQMVAKEGLRLHPPTPLMLPHRASSDVKLGGYDIPKGSIVQVNVWAIGRDPAIWKNPEEFRPERFLGEDVDMKGHDFRLLPFGAGRRVCPGAQLSIYLVTSMLGHLLHHFDWNLPKGVMAEDIDMSESPGRVTYMRTPLQALATPRLPSELYKCHAVTI encoded by the exons ATGACTCCCTTCCTAATAACTTCAATCATTCTTCTACTCATAACATACAAACTCTACCAACGGTTTCGGTTCAAGCTCCCTCCCGGGCCTCGGCCATGGCCGATAGTCGGCAACCTTTACGACATTAAGCCCGTAAGGTTCCGGTGTTTCGAGGAATGGTCTAAAACTTACGGTCCGAtaatttcagtttggttcggttcaaatTTAAACGTAATTGTTTCGAATTCGGAATTGGCTAGAGAAGTGCTAAAAGAAAATGATCAACATTTGGCTGATAGACAAAGGAGTAGGTCAGCAGCAAGAATGAGTAGAGATGGAAAAGATTTGATATGGGCTGATTATGGAGCTCATTATGTTAAAGTTAGAAAAGTTTGTACAATTGAGCTTTTTTCagcaaagagacttgaggctcTTAGACCTATAAGGGAACATGAGGTCAATGCCATGGTTCAATCTATTTATACTTACTGCACTCATCCTG AAAATGAAGGCAAAAGTTTGGTAGTGAGGAAGTATTTAGAAGCAGTAGCATTGAACAATATAACAAGGCTAGCATTCGGTAAGCGATTTGTGAAAGATAAAGGGGAAATGGAGGTTCAAGGCAAAGCATTCAAGCAAAGTATTGCGAGCGGTACAAAGTTAGCAGCCTCGCTTTCTATGGCAGAACACGTTCCATGGCTCCGTTGGTTGTTTCCGATAAATGAAGAGGTTTTTGCGAAACATTGCGACGAAAGGGACCGACTTACTCGAGAGATAATGGACGAGCACTCGGTGGCTCGCGCAAAATCTGGCCAGACCAACCAACATTTTATCGATGCGTTGCTTACGTGCAAGGATCAATATGACCTTAGTGAAGAAACTATTATTGGTCTCCTTTGG GATATGATCGTTGCCGGTTCAGACACAACCGTAATTTCAGTAGAATGGATAATGGCTGAACTCGTTAAGAATCCGAGGGTGCAAAGAAAGGCTCAAGAAGAGCTAGACCGTGTTATTGGATCCAAACGTGTCTTGACCGAGGCGGATTTCTCGAATTTACCTTACCTACAAATGGTAGCCAAAGAGGGACTAAGGTTGCACCCACCTACGCCACTAATGCTCCCTCATCGAGCCAGTTCCGATGTCAAACTCGGAGGCTACGACATACCCAAGGGGTCGATTGTTCAAGTGAACGTATGGGCTATAGGGCGTGATCCGGCCATTTGGAAGAACCCGGAAGAGTTCAGGCCAGAGCGGTTCCTCGGGGAGGATGTGGACatgaaaggtcatgattttaggCTGCTTCCATTTGGTGCAGGAAGGAGAGTGTGCCCTGGTGCACAACTTAGTATTTACTTGGTCACTTCTATGTTAGGTCACTTGTTGCACCATTTCGATTGGAATCTTCCTAAAGGTGTGATGGCTGAGGATATCGACATGTCGGAAAGTCCGGGGAGGGTTACTTACATGCGAACTCCGTTACAAGCACTTGCTACTCCTCGTCTTCCTTCCGAATTATACAAATGTCACGCAGTTACTATCTGA
- the LOC126673812 gene encoding FACT complex subunit SSRP1, with product MTDGHLFNNISLGGRGGTNPGQLKIHSGGILWKKQGGGKAVEVDKADIAGLTWMKVPRTNQLGIRIRDGLFYKFTGFRDQDHANLSNFFQSNCGITLEEKQLSISGRNWGDIDLNGNMLTYLVGSKQAFEVSLADVSQTQMQGKNDVILEFHVDDTTGANEKDSLMEISFHIPSHNTQFVGDENRPPAQVFRDKITSMADVNPGGEEAVVTFDGVAILTPRGRYSVELHLSFLRLQGQANDFKIQYSSVVRLFLLPKSNQPHTFVIVTLDPPIRKGQTLYPHIVLQFDTDSVVQSNLTMNEDLLSTKYKDKLELSYKGLIHEVFTSILRGLSGAKVTKPGKFRSSQDGYAVKSSLKAEDGLLYPLEKSLFFLPKPPTLILHEEIDFVEFQRHQAGGANMHYFDLLIRLKTEQEHLFRNIQRNEYHNLFDFISGKGLKIMNLGDMQATNGVAAVLQNDDDDAVDPHLERIKNEAGDESDEEDSDFVADKDDSGSPTDDSGEGESDGSVSGDETEKPVKKESAKEPSSSKVAPKKRSKDGSDDGKKKKQKRKKDPNAPKKAMSGFMFFSQMERENVKKSHPGIAFGEVGKVLGEKWKKLTVEEKEPYEAKARADKMRYKEEVDGYKNPQPMNVDSVNESDSE from the exons ATGACAGACGGTCACCTCTTCAACAACATCTCTCTCGGCGGCCGCGGCGGCACT AACCCTGGGCAGCTTAAGATACATTCAGGAGGGATTCTGTGGAAGAAACAGGGAGGTGGTAAAGCAGTTGAAGTTGATAAAGCTGATATTGCAGGACTAACATGGATGAAGGTACCAAGGACAAACCAACTTGGTATTCGTATTAGAGATGGACTGTTCTACAAATTCACTGGATTTCGAGACCAG GACCATGCAAACCTGAGCAATTTTTTCCAAAGCAATTGTGGAATAACACTAGAAGAGAAGCAGCTTTCAATCAGTGGTCGTAACTGGGGAGATATTGATTTGAATG GAAATATGCTTACCTATTTGGTTGGTTCAAAGCAAGCATTTGAAGTGTCTTTAGCTGATGTCTCACAGACACAAATGCAAGGAAAAAATGATGTCATTTTGGAGTTTCATGTGGATGATACAACCGGAGCTAATGAG AAAGATTCATTGATGGAGATAAGTTTTCATATACCTAGTCACAACACCCAATTTGTTGGTGATGAAAATCGCCCTCCTGCACAG GTTTTCCgagataaaataacttcaatgGCTGATGTCAATCCTGGCGGTGAAGAAGCTGTTGTTACATTTGATGGTGTTGCAATTCTGACACCCAG GGGCCGTTACAGTGTCGAACTTCACCTATCATTCTTGCGGCTCCAAGGACAGGCCAATGATTTCAAAATTCAGTACAGCAGTGTTGTTCGCCTCTTTTTGCTTCCAAAG TCTAATCAGCCACATACCTTTGTTATTGTTACACTTGATCCACCCATTCGTAAGGGGCAGACGTTGTATCCACACATTGTCTTACAG TTTGACACCGACTCTGTTGTCCAGAGCAATTTGACAATGAACGAAGATCTTTTGAGCACAAAGTACAAGGACAAATTAGAACTATCCTATAAA GGACTCATCCATGAAGTGTTCACATCAATATTGCGTGGCTTATCTGGTGCTAAAGTAACTAAACCAGGAAAATTCCGTAGCTCGCAAGACGGCTATGCTGTGAAGTCTTCACTGAAAGCTGAAGATGGCCTCTTATATCCTCTTGAGAAAAGCTTATTCTTCTTACCCAAACCTCCAACCCTCATTCTTCATGAGGAG ATTGATTTCGTTGAATTCCAGAGGCATCAAGCTGGTGGCGCAAATATGCATTATTTTGATCTTCTTATAAGACTTAAAACGGAGCAAGAGCATCTGTTTCGCAATATTCAGAGAAATGAATATCACAATCTTTTTGATTTCATCAG TGGCAAGGGTCTCAAAATTATGAACCTGGGTGATATGCAAGCCACCAATGGAGTTGCGGCTGTTTTGCAGAATGACGATGATGATGCTGTTGACCCACATCTTGAGCGCATTAAGAATGAAGCTGGAGATGAGAGTGATGAAGAG GACTCAGATTTTGTTGCCGACAAAGATGATTCAGGGTCTCCTACTGATGATTCTGGGGAAGGAGAATCTGATGGTAGCGTAAGTGGAGATGAAACAGAG AAACCTGTGAAAAAGGAATCGGCAAAGGAGCCATCATCTTCTAAGGTAGCTCCTAAGAAGAGATCTAAAGATGGAAGTGATGATGGTAAGAAGAAAAAACAGAAGAGGAAGAAGGATCCAAATGCACCAAAAAAGGCTATGTCTGGTTTCATGTTCTTCTCACAGATGGAAAGGGAG AATGTTAAGAAAAGTCATCCCGGCATTGCTTTCGGGGAGGTGGGAAAAGTACTCGGAGAGAAGTGGAAAAAGTTGACAG TGGAGGAGAAAGAACCATATGAAGCAAAGGCTCGAGCAGATAAAATGCGATATAAAGAGGAAGTTGATGGTTATAAGAACCCGCAACCAATGAACGTAGACTCGGTAAATGAGTCTGACAGTGAATAG
- the LOC126673207 gene encoding AP2-like ethylene-responsive transcription factor At1g79700 produces MDMIMMMKNEENQGKRRAYAGEGEAKGARRVKRQRRDVVVPLSGDDNETRTDQTPAAAATTVKRSSRFRGVSKHRWTGRYEAHLWDKLSWNVTQKKKGKQVYLGAYDEEESAARAYDLAALKYWGTSTFTNFPVTEYEKEIEIMQTVTKEEYLATLRRKSSGFSRGVSKYRGVARHHHNGRWEARIGRVFGNKYLYLGTYCTQEEAAHAYDIAAIEYRGINAVTNFDLSTYIRWLKPQVAANDPQTVADSRMFPSIGNYLTREECKPSFFSTTPFDQDCTNSPRKQEEFRSKTPISPCSKTSSPTALSLLLRSSIFRELVEKNSSVSEEENEGEESTKNQIQIDEFGEIFYDGIGDIPFAYASNKEGLEIEDRELQFVL; encoded by the exons atggatatGATAATGATGATGAAGAATGAAGAAAACCAAGGGAAGCGTCGTGCGTATGCTGGAGAAGGCGAGGCTAAGGGCGCTCGTCGTGTTAAAAGGCAGCGCCGAGATGTAGTGGTGCCACTTAGTGGCGATGACAACGAAACTCGAACTGACCAAACCCCGGCTGCTGCTGCTACAACCGTGAAAAGAAGTTCAAGATTTCGCGGAGTTAGCAA ACATAGATGGACGGGAAGATATGAAGCTCACTTGTGGGATAAGCTCTCATGGAATGTGACACAGAAGAAGAAAGGAAAACAAG TTTATCTTG GAGCTTATGATGAAGAGGAATCTGCAGCCAGAGCTTATGATTTAGCTGCATTGAAGTATTGGGGGACATCAACTTTTACTAATTTTCCG GTAACAGAATACGAAAAAGAGATTGAGATAATGCAAACTGTAACCAAAGAGGAATATCTAGCCACCTTAAGAAG AAAGAGCAGTGGATTCTCAAGAGGAGTGTCCAAATACAGAGGAGTTGCAAG GCACCATCATAATGGGAGATGGGAAGCACGAATAGGGCGAGTTTTCGGAAACAAATACCTTTATCTTGGCACCTACT GCACCCAAGAGGAGGCAGCTCATGCCTATGACATTGCTGCAATCGAATACAGAGGGATCAATGCAGTCACCAATTTCGATCTGAGCACTTACATAAGATGGTTAAAGCCGCAAGTCGCAGCGAATGACCCGCAGACAGTTGCAGACTCTCGAATGTTTCCGTCGATCGGTAACTACTTAACACGAGAAGAATGTAAACCATCATTCTTCAGCACTACTCCTTTCGATCAAGATTGCACAAATTCTCCGCGAAAACAAGAAGAGTTCCGAAGCAAAACCCCGATCAGCCCATGTAGCAAGACTTCATCGCCCACTGCACTTAGCCTCCTACTTCGATCCTCGATTTTCAGGGAGTTGGTAGAGAAGAACTCCAGTGTCTCTGAGGAAGAAAACGAAGGAGAAGAATCGACCAAGAATCAAATACAAATAGAT